Proteins encoded together in one Pseudomonadota bacterium window:
- the pnp gene encoding polyribonucleotide nucleotidyltransferase, whose translation MFDVKTVSLEWGGKTLTLETGRIARQADGAVLATYGETVVLCAVTAARSVKEGQDFFPLTVHYQEKFSAAGRIPGGFFKRERGATEKETLTSRLIDRPIRPLFPEGFYNEINCICQVLSFDGETEADIVAMIAASAALTISGVPFMGPIGAARVGFIDGEYVLNPKQETALEDGRLDLVVAATQDAVMMVESEAKELTEDEMLGAVLFAHNEIKTVVGAIIDLAEQAAKDPWELDVVEDKSAKLEELRGLIGDDLAAAYKITDKQARQDAINDAREKAREHFEPLKETDPAEYLGTLKLVKKLEASIVRGAILKDGQRIDGRKTNEVRQIESMVGFLPRTHGSALFTRGETQAICTTTLGTKDAEQMIDGLDGLTYSNFMLHYNFPPYSVGEVGRFGAPGRREIGHGKLAWRALHPVLPDAEEFPYTIRILSDITESNGSSSMATICGGCLSMMDAGVPIERPVSGIAMGLILEGDDFAVLSDILGDEDHLGDMDFKVAGTENGITTMQMDIKIAGITEEIFKAALNQAKEGRAHILGEMTKALGASRTEMSQHAPRIETMQIDKAKIRDVIGTGGKVIREIVAETGAKVDIDDEGLIKISSSDGTQIEAAKAWIEGIVEEAEVGKIYNGKVVNLVDFGAFVNFMGGKDGLVHVSEIKNERVEKVSDELSEGQEVKVKVLEIDQRGKVRLSMRVVDQETGEELEDTRPPRENKRGGRGPRRDGDGGREGGRGRGRGRGRGRGGDNDGGDKGGDAPLPDFIKGDDD comes from the coding sequence ATGTTTGATGTGAAAACTGTATCTCTGGAATGGGGCGGAAAAACCCTCACTCTGGAAACGGGCCGTATTGCCCGTCAGGCCGATGGCGCCGTGCTGGCGACCTATGGCGAAACCGTTGTTCTCTGTGCGGTCACCGCCGCACGTTCGGTTAAGGAAGGCCAGGACTTCTTCCCGCTGACTGTCCACTATCAGGAAAAATTCTCCGCTGCCGGCCGTATACCCGGTGGTTTTTTCAAGCGTGAGCGCGGCGCGACCGAGAAGGAAACGCTGACCAGCCGGTTGATCGACCGTCCGATCCGTCCGCTCTTCCCCGAAGGTTTCTACAACGAAATCAACTGTATCTGCCAGGTGCTGAGCTTTGACGGCGAGACCGAGGCCGATATCGTTGCGATGATTGCGGCCTCTGCTGCGCTGACCATTTCCGGCGTGCCGTTTATGGGCCCGATTGGCGCGGCGCGCGTTGGCTTTATCGATGGCGAATATGTCCTCAACCCGAAGCAGGAAACCGCTCTGGAAGATGGTCGCCTCGATCTGGTTGTTGCCGCGACCCAAGACGCGGTGATGATGGTTGAATCCGAAGCCAAGGAACTGACCGAAGATGAAATGCTCGGCGCAGTTCTGTTTGCGCATAACGAGATTAAAACCGTTGTCGGAGCGATCATCGACTTGGCCGAACAGGCCGCCAAAGACCCTTGGGAGTTGGACGTTGTCGAGGACAAATCGGCCAAGCTGGAAGAACTGCGCGGTCTGATCGGTGACGATCTGGCAGCCGCCTACAAGATCACCGACAAGCAAGCGCGTCAGGATGCGATCAATGATGCGCGCGAAAAGGCACGCGAGCATTTCGAACCGCTGAAAGAAACAGACCCGGCGGAATATCTCGGCACGCTGAAGCTGGTGAAGAAGCTGGAAGCCAGCATTGTGCGCGGCGCAATCCTGAAAGATGGCCAGCGTATCGATGGCCGTAAGACCAACGAAGTGCGCCAGATCGAGAGCATGGTCGGCTTCCTGCCGCGTACCCATGGTTCGGCGCTGTTCACCCGGGGTGAAACCCAGGCAATCTGTACCACGACTTTGGGCACCAAGGATGCCGAGCAGATGATCGATGGCCTTGATGGCCTGACCTACAGCAATTTCATGCTGCACTATAACTTCCCGCCCTATTCGGTCGGTGAAGTGGGCCGCTTCGGCGCGCCGGGCCGTCGTGAGATTGGTCATGGCAAGCTGGCATGGCGGGCGCTGCATCCGGTTCTGCCAGATGCCGAGGAGTTCCCGTACACCATCCGTATCTTGTCAGACATTACCGAGTCCAATGGTTCGTCCTCCATGGCGACCATTTGCGGCGGCTGTCTGTCGATGATGGATGCCGGTGTTCCGATCGAGCGTCCGGTGTCTGGCATCGCCATGGGCCTGATCCTGGAAGGCGATGACTTTGCGGTTCTCTCCGATATTCTGGGTGATGAAGATCATCTCGGCGATATGGACTTCAAGGTGGCGGGTACCGAAAACGGCATCACCACCATGCAGATGGACATCAAGATTGCCGGTATCACCGAGGAAATCTTCAAGGCTGCGCTGAACCAGGCCAAGGAAGGCCGGGCGCACATTCTGGGTGAGATGACCAAGGCTCTCGGTGCATCACGCACCGAAATGTCGCAGCACGCGCCGCGTATCGAGACGATGCAGATCGACAAGGCGAAGATCCGCGACGTGATCGGAACTGGCGGCAAGGTGATCCGCGAGATTGTCGCGGAAACCGGCGCCAAGGTCGATATTGACGATGAAGGCCTGATCAAGATTTCCTCGTCCGATGGCACGCAGATCGAGGCTGCCAAGGCCTGGATTGAAGGCATTGTCGAGGAAGCCGAAGTCGGCAAAATCTACAATGGCAAGGTCGTCAATCTGGTGGATTTCGGCGCGTTCGTGAACTTCATGGGCGGCAAGGACGGGCTGGTGCACGTCTCCGAAATCAAGAATGAGCGTGTCGAGAAGGTCTCTGACGAACTGTCCGAGGGGCAGGAAGTCAAGGTCAAGGTTCTCGAGATCGACCAGCGCGGCAAGGTTCGCCTGTCGATGCGCGTTGTCGATCAGGAAACCGGCGAAGAGCTGGAAGACACCCGTCCGCCCCGCGAGAACAAGCGCGGCGGCCGTGGCCCGCGTCGCGATGGTGATGGTGGCCGTGAAGGCGGTCGTGGCCGAGGTCGCGGACGCGGTCGTGGTCGCGGCGGTGACAATGACGGTGGTGACAAGGGCGGCGACGCCCCGCTGCCCGATTTCATCAAAGGTGATGACGACTGA
- the truB gene encoding tRNA pseudouridine(55) synthase TruB, which translates to MTRPHGWIILDKPLELSSTQAVGAVKRNLREAGIKVSGKGGGVTKVGHGGTLDPLATGVLPIALGEATKLSGRMLDAAKSYDFTIQFGAETDTLDTEGAVVTKSAHRPTLADIEAVLPRFTGPIEQVPPAYSALKVDGQRAYDRARAGEQVEMKLRAVTIHSLSLNSSPGRGGGSASALTEGAFKNHNSSGMSPSTSFAGPPPRPGEELTDITLTAHVSKGTYIRSLARDISRALNTVGHVTMLRRTKAGPFALEQAISLDKLNEIGKGAPLEDIILPFEAGLDGIPALSLTPDQARRVRQGQVVTGIASDDGEYWVHGGDMVPLALVSLEACELRVIRGFNMNI; encoded by the coding sequence ATGACCCGACCGCATGGCTGGATCATTCTCGACAAGCCGCTGGAGCTGAGTTCGACCCAGGCGGTAGGGGCGGTGAAGCGCAATTTGCGCGAGGCCGGAATAAAGGTCTCTGGCAAGGGTGGTGGTGTCACCAAGGTGGGGCATGGCGGTACGCTCGATCCGCTGGCCACGGGGGTATTGCCGATTGCGCTGGGCGAGGCGACCAAGCTGAGCGGGCGGATGCTCGATGCGGCCAAGAGTTACGATTTCACTATCCAGTTCGGCGCGGAGACGGATACGCTGGATACCGAAGGCGCTGTAGTGACCAAGAGCGCTCATCGTCCGACCTTGGCGGATATTGAGGCGGTACTACCGCGCTTTACCGGGCCGATAGAGCAGGTGCCGCCGGCCTATTCGGCGCTGAAAGTCGATGGCCAGCGGGCCTATGATCGGGCGCGCGCGGGCGAGCAGGTGGAGATGAAGCTGCGGGCGGTGACAATTCACAGCCTGTCCCTAAATTCCTCCCCGGGACGGGGAGGTGGCAGCGCGTCAGCGCTGACGGAGGGGGCTTTCAAGAACCACAATTCAAGCGGCATGTCCCCCTCCACCAGCTTCGCTGGTCCCCCTCCCCGTCCCGGGGAGGAATTAACGGATATCACCCTTACAGCCCATGTTTCCAAGGGCACTTATATCCGCTCACTCGCCCGCGACATATCGCGTGCGTTGAACACGGTTGGCCATGTCACCATGTTGCGGCGGACAAAAGCGGGGCCTTTTGCGCTGGAACAAGCGATTTCGCTGGACAAGCTCAACGAAATCGGTAAAGGCGCGCCACTTGAAGACATAATCTTGCCATTTGAGGCAGGGCTGGACGGCATCCCGGCTCTTTCCCTCACCCCCGATCAGGCAAGGCGGGTCCGTCAGGGCCAGGTCGTGACCGGGATAGCCAGTGATGACGGCGAATATTGGGTGCATGGCGGCGATATGGTCCCGCTGGCGCTGGTTTCGCTGGAAGCTTGCGAGCTTCGCGTCATTCGCGGCTTCAATATGAACATATGA
- the rbfA gene encoding 30S ribosome-binding factor RbfA yields MAKYNDSSPEGRSVRVLRVGEQVRHVLSELLMRGEVHDEMLTATHIAITEVRMTPDLRNATVYVKPLLGKDEEAILKALRTNTAYFQREVASRVRTKYAAKLKFVADDSFDEASRVEALLSDPKVARDLD; encoded by the coding sequence ATGGCAAAGTATAATGACAGCTCACCCGAAGGCCGCTCGGTGCGCGTATTGCGCGTCGGCGAGCAGGTGCGCCATGTGCTGTCCGAGCTGCTGATGCGCGGTGAGGTGCATGATGAAATGCTGACCGCGACGCATATCGCGATTACCGAGGTGCGGATGACGCCCGACCTGCGCAACGCGACGGTCTATGTCAAACCGTTGCTGGGCAAGGATGAGGAGGCGATCCTCAAGGCATTGCGGACCAACACCGCCTATTTCCAGCGCGAAGTCGCGTCGCGCGTGCGCACCAAATATGCGGCCAAGCTGAAATTCGTCGCTGATGACAGTTTCGATGAGGCCAGCCGGGTCGAGGCTCTACTCAGTGATCCCAAGGTTGCGCGGGATTTGGACTGA
- a CDS encoding thymidine kinase, with amino-acid sequence MAKLYFYYSSMNAGKSTTLLQAAFNYEERGMETMLWTAALDNRSGQGIISSRIGLERQAHCFEEETDLLAAIGAEHERRSLNCVLIDEAQFLSKAQVFQLALVCDRLKIPVLAYGLRTDFQAELFPGSAQLLAIADQLVELKAICFCGAKATMNLRVDADGNPVRAGAQTEIGGNDRYVALCRKHFMERLGDG; translated from the coding sequence ATGGCCAAGCTCTATTTCTACTATTCCTCGATGAATGCCGGCAAATCGACCACCTTGTTGCAGGCGGCATTCAACTATGAAGAGCGCGGTATGGAAACCATGTTGTGGACCGCCGCACTCGATAATCGCAGCGGGCAGGGGATTATCAGCTCTCGCATCGGGCTGGAGCGGCAAGCGCATTGCTTTGAGGAAGAAACCGACCTGCTCGCCGCCATTGGTGCGGAACATGAACGACGGTCGCTTAACTGTGTGCTGATCGACGAGGCGCAATTTCTGTCCAAGGCCCAGGTGTTTCAACTGGCGCTGGTCTGCGACCGGCTGAAAATCCCGGTGCTGGCTTATGGCCTGCGCACCGATTTCCAGGCCGAGCTTTTCCCCGGCAGTGCACAATTGCTCGCCATTGCAGACCAGCTGGTGGAGCTGAAAGCGATATGTTTTTGCGGGGCAAAGGCAACTATGAACCTGCGCGTCGATGCCGATGGTAATCCTGTCCGCGCAGGTGCGCAGACCGAGATTGGTGGCAATGACCGCTATGTCGCGCTGTGCCGCAAGCATTTCATGGAGCGTCTCGGTGACGGTTGA
- the rpsO gene encoding 30S ribosomal protein S15, producing MSITAERKQELIKEYAREEGDTGSPEVQVAILTERINTLTDHFKSHHKDNHSRRGLLMMVNKRRSLLDYLRGKDAQRYTDLIGKLGLRK from the coding sequence ATGTCGATTACTGCTGAACGCAAACAGGAACTGATCAAGGAATATGCCCGCGAAGAGGGCGATACAGGTTCCCCGGAAGTCCAGGTCGCGATCCTGACCGAGCGTATCAACACGCTCACCGATCACTTCAAATCGCACCACAAGGATAACCATTCGCGTCGTGGTCTGTTGATGATGGTCAACAAGCGCCGTTCGCTGCTCGATTATCTGCGTGGCAAGGACGCGCAACGCTATACCGACCTGATTGGCAAATTGGGTCTTCGCAAATAA
- a CDS encoding GNAT family protein, translated as MTAMSRCAASISWSVSVTVEALSVVLEDPLVRLEPLAAHHIEPLRAACARDREIWEIYPFSMLDDQFEAAMERFHRTSNWVRFAVLHQGKIIGMTNYINPDAVNKVVEIGGTYIEPAARGTGVNDSMKRLMIDRAFASGFTKIEFRVDGRNTRSQAAVLKLGAMREGVLRKNRITWTGYVRDTHVFGLLRDEWQGQ; from the coding sequence ATGACCGCTATGTCGCGCTGTGCCGCAAGCATTTCATGGAGCGTCTCGGTGACGGTTGAGGCGCTTTCGGTGGTGCTGGAAGACCCACTGGTCCGGCTGGAGCCGCTGGCTGCGCATCATATTGAACCCCTGCGTGCTGCCTGTGCACGTGACCGGGAGATATGGGAGATTTATCCCTTTTCTATGCTTGATGACCAATTCGAGGCAGCGATGGAGCGGTTTCACCGGACCAGCAACTGGGTGCGCTTTGCGGTGCTGCATCAGGGCAAAATCATCGGCATGACCAATTACATTAACCCCGATGCGGTCAACAAGGTCGTTGAAATTGGTGGCACCTATATCGAACCCGCCGCGCGTGGCACCGGGGTGAATGACAGCATGAAACGCCTGATGATCGATCGTGCCTTTGCCAGCGGCTTCACAAAGATCGAATTTCGCGTCGACGGGCGCAACACCCGCTCGCAAGCGGCGGTGCTCAAGCTGGGCGCGATGCGCGAGGGCGTGCTGCGCAAGAACCGCATCACTTGGACCGGTTATGTCCGTGACACCCATGTTTTCGGATTGCTCAGGGATGAGTGGCAGGGGCAATAA